A region from the Lutra lutra chromosome 1, mLutLut1.2, whole genome shotgun sequence genome encodes:
- the MBD4 gene encoding methyl-CpG-binding domain protein 4 isoform X6, with product MMYILSEDTIPRTQIEKRKTSLYFSSKYNREALSPPRRKAFKKWTPPRSPFNLVQETLFHDPWKLLIATIFLNRTSGKMAIPVLWEFLEKYPSAEVARTADWRDVSELLKPLGLYDLRAKTIIKFSDEYLTKQWRYPIELHGIGKYGNDSYRIFCVNEWKQVHPEDHKLNKYHDWLWENHEKLSLS from the exons AAGATACCATTCCACGGacacaaatagaaaaaaggaagacaagcCTGTATTTTTCCAGCAAATATAACAGAGAAG CTCTTAGTCCCCCTCGACGCAAAGCCTTTAAGAAGTGGACCCCTCCTCGGTCACCTTTTAATCTCGTCCAAGAGACACTTTTCCACGATCCATGGAAGCTCCTCATTGCTACCATATTTCTCAACCGGACCTCAG GCAAAATGGCAATCCCTGTGCTCTGGGAGTTTCTAGAGAAGTACCCTTCGGCTGAGGTAGCAAGAACCGCAGACTGGAGAGATGTGTCAGAACTTCTTAAACCTCTTGGTCTCTATGATCTTCGAGCAAAAACCATTATCAAGTTCTCAG ATGAATATCTGACAAAGCAGTGGAGGTATCCAATTGAGCTTCATGGGATTGGCAAATATGGCAACGACTCTTACCGAATTTTTTGCGTCAATGAGTGGAAGCAG gtACACCCTGAAGAccataagttaaataaatatcaTGACTGGCTTTGggaaaatcatgaaaaattaaGTCTGTCTTGA